From one bacterium genomic stretch:
- a CDS encoding LOG family protein gives MEHEKKIAVFGSSRPQPGSLRYEEARAVGYYLGQAGYTVVTGGYRGVMEAASLGAKKAGGKTIGVTTAFFESINARPNDYVDTEIKTPTYADRLLKLTDISDGYVIMRGGSGTLTELFFAWELEKNKSIPPRPLVLFGDHWKKIIDFLACELPDELSFSSYIHLLMYADTPEQVVSFIDTGLKRLRL, from the coding sequence ATGGAACATGAGAAAAAAATCGCCGTATTCGGCTCTTCAAGACCGCAGCCGGGTTCTTTACGGTATGAAGAGGCCCGTGCTGTAGGATATTACCTCGGACAGGCAGGATACACTGTTGTCACCGGAGGATACCGAGGAGTCATGGAAGCCGCATCGCTTGGCGCAAAGAAGGCGGGCGGGAAAACCATCGGAGTGACAACCGCCTTTTTTGAATCCATCAATGCGCGTCCGAACGACTATGTCGATACTGAGATAAAAACCCCGACCTATGCGGACAGACTCCTGAAACTGACCGACATATCGGATGGGTATGTAATCATGCGCGGCGGTTCGGGGACTCTGACCGAGCTTTTTTTCGCATGGGAACTCGAGAAGAATAAGAGCATACCGCCCCGGCCCCTTGTTCTTTTCGGCGATCACTGGAAAAAGATAATCGATTTTCTTGCCTGCGAACTCCCCGATGAGCTGTCATTTTCGTCGTACATTCATCTGCTCATGTACGCCGATACCCCCGAGCAGGTTGTCAGCTTCATCGATACAGGGCTCAAACGCCTGAGGTTGTGA